A single window of Watersipora subatra chromosome 9, tzWatSuba1.1, whole genome shotgun sequence DNA harbors:
- the LOC137405341 gene encoding dystrophin-like — translation MLCENLIRSMVSLGLISQRAGKKLEAELVNLREEMTTLADTASNITSGGDHEYKKKVSSVMDTLQSSYTELTNITQSDTEAIVIPEITEPLQHHAISNAAISSEATSILGQLKSNLTESMNNYELASLFSQCEARQSQLSDEDKTEFLALLAKWNCERDATVEHWQKYELNWTLMSMRLTELENKLTMAQTQPDLLSEIEEEIARRQVEMNALNEQAEELTEYDTPPIEQHLLQLNQRWVGIRSQVANFKPSNGVTPHRNGTASTSLELSPPTKQKYEYAVINKNR, via the exons ATGCTGTGTGAAAACCTGATTAGGAGCATGGTTTCGCTCGGACTCATCTCTCAGAGGGCAGGCAAG AAGCTGGAGGCAGAGCTGGTCAATTTGCGAGAAGAGATGACAACTCTAGCAGACACTGCATCTAACATTACATCTGGAGGAGACCACGAGTATAAGAAAAAAGTCAGTTCTGTGATGGACACATTGCAATCTAGCTATACGGAGCTTACAAACATCACTCAG TCGGATACTGAGGCTATTGTGATACCCGAGATTACTGAGCCATTGCAGCACCATGCCATAAGTAATGCAGCCATTAGTTCTGAGGCTACGAGTATCTTGGGGCAGCTGAAGTCTAATCTCACAGAGAGCATGAACAACTATGAACTGGCCTCTTTGTTCAGCCAGTGCGAAGCGCGGCAGTCGCAACTCTCAGATGAAGATAAGACAGAGTTTCTGGCCTTGTTG GCCAAATGGAACTGTGAGAGGGACGCGACAGTCGAGCACTGGCAGAAGTACGAGCTGAACTGGACCCTGATGTCTATGAGACTTACCGAGCTCGAGAACAAGTTAACCATGGCACAGACACAACCAGACCTCCTCTCT GAGATTGAAGAGGAGATTGCTCGACGGCAAGTGGAGATGAATGCATTAAATGAACAGGCCGAAGAGCTCACGGAATATGACACGCCACCCATAGAGCAGCACTTGCTGCAACTCAATCAGCGGTGGGTCGGTATCAGATCCCAAGTCGCTAACTTTAAACCCTCCAACGGTGTAACTCCTCATAGAAATGGTACAGCATCTACCTCATTGGAATTGTCTCCCCCTACAAAGCAAAAATATGAATACGCTGTTATAAACAAAAATCGG